A region of Onychomys torridus chromosome 10, mOncTor1.1, whole genome shotgun sequence DNA encodes the following proteins:
- the LOC118592497 gene encoding lysophosphatidylcholine acyltransferase 2B, protein MAHLTQRRQTTDTTELEVWDSGIAQEVNRSLYSPAVANPFMQQTHLSAWRWACIILLGTVLVPVRVSCIAFLFIFLWPMATLTTINLPTQPTKPMKSWRKHLMKPALLFLFRMTFFFAGFLIKVKGKRATREEAPIFVTAPHSTFFDAIAIVMAGLPSVVSASQNVRIPLAGKCLLSTQPVLVKREDPNSRKTTRNEILTRVISKMKWPQILIFPEGVCTNRSCLVTFKLGAFSPGVPVQPVLLRYPNTLDTVTWTWQGFTGFQACMLTLSQPFTRVEVEFMPVYIPSEEEKKDPVLFANTVRINMANALRLPVTEHTFEDCRLMISAGALQLPMEAGLVEFTKISQKLKLDWDNIHKHLDKYAAIAVSSKGGKIGIEEFSNHLKLPVSEPLRQLFSLFDRNHDGTIDFREYVIGLTVLCNPSNTEKILQMSFKLFDLDEDGYITEQELTTILRAAFGVPNLDVSTLFQQIAGKDSAQVSYMTFRKFALKHPAYAKLFNSYLDLQAAYVYSLPQEVKVHM, encoded by the coding sequence ATGGCTCATCTGACCCAGCGCAGACAAACCACAGACACCACCGAGTTGGAGGTGTGGGACAGCGGGATTGCCCAGGAGGTGAACAGGTCCTTATACTCCCCTGCAGTGGCCAACCCCTTCATGCAGCAGACTCACCTCAGTGCTTGGCGCTGGGCCTGCATCATCCTCCTGGGGACTGTGCTGGTACCTGTGCGTGTGTCCTGCATTGCcttcctcttcatctttctctGGCCCATGGCCACACTCACCACCATTAACTTGCCTACTCAACCTACCAAACCCATGAAGAGTTGGAGGAAACATCTGATGAAGCCGGCGCTCCTGTTCTTGTTTCGTATGACGTTCTTTTTTGCTGGGTTCCTGATTAAGGTTAAAGGGAAAAGGGCCACCAGAGAGGAGGCCCCCATCTTTGTCACTGCGCCTCACTCCACCTTCTTTGACGCCATTGCCATCGTCATGGCAGGGCTCCCGTCTGTGGTCTCTGCAAGTCAGAATGTGCGGATTCCATTGGCTGGGAAATGCCTCCTGTCAACTCAGCCTGTGCTTGTGAAACGCGAAGACCCGAATTCTAGAAAGACTACTCGGAATGAAATCCTGACTCGAGTGATATCCAAAATGAAGTGGCCGCAGATTTTGATTTTCCCGGAAGGAGTGTGTACCAATCGCTCCTGTCTGGTCACTTTTAAACTGGGAGCCTTCTCCCCAGGCGTCCCTGTGCAACCAGTGCTGCTGAGGTACCCCAACACCCTGGACACAGTGACCTGGACCTGGCAGGGGTTCACAGGCTTCCAGGCCTGTATGCTAACTCTGAGTCAGCCCTTCACTAGAGTGGAAGTTGAATTTATGCCTGTTTATATCCCgagtgaagaagaaaagaaagacccaGTCCTTTTTGCCAACACAGTCCGAATCAACATGGCAAATGCTTTGAGACTCCCTGTGACGGAACACACTTTCGAAGACTGCAGACTGATGATTTCTGCTGGTGCCCTTCAACTACCCATGGAAGCTGGTTTGGTGGAATTTACGAAAATCAGTCAGAAACTGAAATTAGATTGGGACAATATCCACAAGCACTTGGACAAATATGCTGCAATTGCAGTCTCCTCAAAAGGAGGCAAGATTGGAATTGAAGAGTTTTCAAATCATCTAAAGCTCCCGGTTTCAGAGCCTCTGAGAcagcttttctctctttttgacaGGAATCACGACGGCACCATAGACTTCCGAGAGTATGTGATAGGTCTGACTGTCCTGTGCAACCCTTCCAACACGGAGAAGATTCTGCAGATGTCATTTAAACTTTTTGATCTTGACGAGGACGGCTATATAACAGAACAAGAACTAACAACTATACTCCGTGCGGCTTTTGGAGTGCCAAACCTAGATGTTTCCACACTCTTTCAGCAGATAGCGGGCAAGGATTCAGCTCAAGTGTCATACATGACCTTTAGGAAGTTTGCCCTGAAGCATCCAGCATATGCCAAATTATTTAATTCATACCTAGACCTCCAGGCAGCCTATGTATATTCATTACCACAAGAAGTAAAAGTACATATGTAG